The Pseudomonas aeruginosa genome includes the window CGCAATCTGCTGGAGGCGATCCTCTGGCACGGCGGCGAAGCCGAAGCGGCCAAGCGGCACGTGCTCGGCTTCGACGCCGACCAGCGCAGCGCCCTGCTGGCCTTCCTGAATTCACTCTGAGGAGCCCACATGTTCCGCCCACGACTGCTCTTGACCAGCCTCGCCATCGCCCTCGGCGCCTGTTCGCCGCAAGACCCGCAGGCCGTCACCAGTGCCGCCCTGGCGCAACAGGTGATCCTGCCGACCTACAGCCGCTGGGTGGAGGCCGACCAGGCCCTGGCCAGCAGCGCCCTGGCCTACTGCCAGGGCAAGGAAGACCTGGCCAAGGCCCGCGACGCGTTCCACGCCGCGCAGAAGGCCTGGGCCGAGCTGCAACCGCTGCTGATCGGCCCGCTGGCCGAGGGCAACCGCGCCTGGCAGGTGCAGTTCTGGCCGGACAAGAAGGATCTGGTCGGGCGCCAGGTCGAACAGTTGCTGAAGAACAACCCGCAGGTCGACGCCGCGGCCCTGGCCAAGGCCAGCGTGGTGGTGCAGGGGCTCTCCGCCTACGAATACATCCTCTTCGACAGCAAGATCGACCTCGCCGACGCCGCCACCAAGGCCCGCTATTGCCCGTTGCTGGAAGCCATCGGCACCCACCAGCAGCAACTGGCCCAGGACATCCTGGCGCGCTGGAAGAACGACGGCGGCATGCTCACCCAGATGAGCAAGTTCCCCAACGACCGCTATGCCGACGCCCACGAGGCGATCGCCGAGCTGCTGCGGGTCCAGGTCACCGCCCTGGACATGCTGAAGAAGAAACTCGGTACTC containing:
- a CDS encoding imelysin family protein, with product MFRPRLLLTSLAIALGACSPQDPQAVTSAALAQQVILPTYSRWVEADQALASSALAYCQGKEDLAKARDAFHAAQKAWAELQPLLIGPLAEGNRAWQVQFWPDKKDLVGRQVEQLLKNNPQVDAAALAKASVVVQGLSAYEYILFDSKIDLADAATKARYCPLLEAIGTHQQQLAQDILARWKNDGGMLTQMSKFPNDRYADAHEAIAELLRVQVTALDMLKKKLGTPLGRQSKGIPQPYQAEAWRSNASLASLDASLSGAQALWEGIDGKGLKTLLPAEQKALAGKIDAAYADSHAKLAALEQKPLSELLASEDGRNQLNALYDSLNVVHRLHEGDLARALGVQLGFNANDGD